The Spirosoma foliorum genome has a window encoding:
- a CDS encoding MFS transporter: MNRFYAILANSLVASLTNNLVWFAVTFWVYLETKSVVATSLMAGVYSGTVALSGFFLGSLVDRYKKKLSMLISSLGSLVLYGLSFLIFITTPEKIFKDPTSPILWTFIILSLVGAIAGNIRSIALSTLVTVLIPEDGRDKANGMVGTTNGVSFLVSSIFSGLIIGFLGIFWMLVIAIGLTALVLIHLWLLEIPEKGIAHAEEHTKRIDIRGTIKAINLVPGLFALIFFNTFNNFLGGVFMSLMDAYGLSLVTVQTWGILWGVLSLGFIIGGLIVSKKGLGKQPLRTLFLSNIAMWTVCVFFTIQASIILLAVGMFIYLCLIPVVEAAEQTILQKLITPERQGRVFGFAQSIEQAASPITAFMIGPIAQLIFIPFMTTGVGVELIGSWFGTGKDRGLALLFTVTGLIGLIITIIAMRSKAYDTLLANYQKQIQLQPEVDNG; this comes from the coding sequence ATGAACCGATTTTACGCCATTTTAGCCAACTCGCTGGTTGCCTCATTGACCAATAATCTTGTCTGGTTCGCGGTTACTTTCTGGGTTTACTTAGAGACTAAATCGGTGGTGGCCACCTCGTTGATGGCTGGTGTCTATTCAGGTACGGTAGCGCTTTCCGGTTTTTTCCTTGGCTCACTGGTCGATCGGTATAAGAAGAAGCTCTCAATGCTCATTTCGAGCCTTGGCTCGCTCGTTTTATACGGACTCTCGTTCCTCATTTTCATCACAACACCCGAAAAAATCTTTAAAGACCCCACCAGCCCGATTCTGTGGACATTTATCATTCTTTCCTTGGTAGGCGCCATCGCCGGAAACATACGGAGCATTGCCTTGTCGACGCTCGTGACGGTTCTGATACCTGAAGATGGTCGGGATAAAGCAAACGGGATGGTGGGCACCACAAATGGCGTTTCCTTTCTGGTTTCGTCGATTTTCAGCGGGCTAATTATCGGTTTTCTGGGTATTTTCTGGATGCTGGTTATCGCTATTGGTCTGACTGCTCTGGTGCTGATTCACCTTTGGCTTTTAGAGATTCCCGAAAAAGGAATTGCCCATGCCGAGGAGCATACCAAACGCATTGATATTCGGGGAACGATCAAGGCTATCAATCTCGTACCAGGCCTGTTTGCACTTATCTTTTTCAATACCTTCAACAACTTTCTGGGCGGTGTATTTATGTCGCTGATGGATGCGTACGGCCTGTCGTTAGTCACGGTTCAGACGTGGGGTATTTTGTGGGGTGTTCTGAGCCTTGGGTTTATTATTGGCGGATTGATCGTATCGAAAAAAGGCCTTGGCAAACAGCCGCTTCGCACCCTGTTTTTGTCCAACATCGCCATGTGGACAGTCTGCGTTTTCTTTACGATACAGGCATCGATTATTCTGCTGGCGGTTGGGATGTTCATTTATCTATGCCTCATTCCGGTTGTTGAAGCAGCCGAACAGACGATTCTACAAAAGCTGATTACGCCAGAGCGTCAGGGGCGGGTGTTTGGCTTTGCCCAAAGTATTGAGCAGGCAGCTTCCCCGATAACCGCGTTTATGATTGGTCCCATTGCGCAGCTCATATTCATTCCGTTCATGACCACCGGAGTGGGCGTAGAACTGATTGGTTCCTGGTTCGGGACAGGTAAGGATAGGGGCTTGGCTCTTTTATTTACGGTTACCGGATTGATTGGCCTCATCATTACGATTATAGCCATGAGGTCTAAAGCTTATGACACGCTATTGGCAAACTATCAAAAGCAAATCCAGCTCCAGCCGGAGGTAGATAATGGATAA